One Mycolicibacterium pulveris genomic region harbors:
- a CDS encoding NAD(P)H-dependent amine dehydrogenase family protein — protein sequence MAIRVALIGTGNCGSLALRQLIEDSRFDLTGVWVSTDAKVGKDAGELAGLDVTTGITAINDLDAIIAAKPDCIVYCAMGDTRLPQAMADIRRILAAGIDVVGSAPGVLQYPWQVIPDKYIDRVEDAARQGDSSIFITGVDPGFATDLLPFALAGTCQRIEQIRTMEIADYASYDGATVMFEVMGFGNQIGDFPLLFQPGVLSIAWGTAIRQLAAGLGVEVDEIKDSVEQEPAPEDFDVAVGTIKKGTVAALRFQIEGMVKGKPVIVVEHVTRLRPDLRPDWAQPAQPGGSYRVEIVGEPSYAMDICPTSSNGDHNYAAILAAAGRIVNAIPDVLAAPPGIRTTLDMPLVTGKGLLRL from the coding sequence GTGGCCATCCGCGTCGCACTCATCGGTACCGGAAACTGCGGCAGCCTCGCGCTGCGGCAACTCATCGAGGACAGCCGCTTCGATTTGACCGGCGTGTGGGTGTCCACCGACGCCAAGGTCGGCAAGGACGCCGGGGAGCTGGCCGGGCTGGACGTCACCACCGGCATCACCGCGATCAACGACCTCGACGCGATCATCGCCGCCAAACCGGACTGCATCGTGTACTGCGCGATGGGCGACACCCGGCTGCCTCAGGCGATGGCCGACATCCGCCGGATCCTGGCCGCAGGCATCGACGTGGTCGGATCCGCACCCGGGGTGCTGCAGTATCCCTGGCAGGTGATCCCTGACAAGTACATCGACCGCGTCGAGGACGCTGCGCGCCAAGGCGATTCGAGCATCTTCATCACCGGCGTCGATCCCGGCTTCGCCACCGACCTGCTGCCGTTCGCGCTCGCCGGCACGTGCCAGCGCATCGAGCAGATCCGCACCATGGAGATCGCCGACTACGCCAGCTACGACGGCGCGACGGTGATGTTCGAGGTGATGGGCTTCGGTAACCAGATCGGCGACTTTCCGCTGCTGTTTCAGCCAGGTGTGCTCAGCATCGCGTGGGGCACTGCGATCCGGCAGCTGGCGGCCGGCCTCGGCGTCGAGGTCGATGAGATCAAAGACTCCGTTGAACAGGAACCGGCCCCCGAGGATTTCGACGTGGCGGTGGGCACCATCAAGAAGGGCACCGTGGCCGCGCTGCGCTTCCAGATCGAGGGCATGGTCAAGGGCAAACCGGTGATCGTCGTCGAACACGTCACTCGGCTGCGGCCAGACCTGCGCCCGGACTGGGCGCAGCCCGCACAGCCGGGAGGCTCCTACCGCGTCGAGATCGTCGGCGAGCCGTCCTACGCCATGGACATCTGCCCGACCAGTAGCAACGGCGACCACAACTACGCGGCGATCCTCGCCGCGGCAGGCCGCATCGTCAACGCCATCCCCGACGTCCTCGCGGCGCCACCGGGTATCCGGACCACTCTGGACATGCCGCTCGTCACCGGTAAAGGCTTGCTGCGACTTTAA
- a CDS encoding HAD family hydrolase, translating to MSAQSVAPDPIAEIAASPPGPQVGAFFDLDGTLVDGFTATAHAADRIRRRQARIGEVLGVIEASLRYRFGRMQFERLLTRAAGYLRGESLAELDALGERLFAERVAARVFPYMHEIVQAHQQRGHTVVLSSSALTIHAEPVARFLGIDHVLCNRFELDDAGLLTGRIAKPVIWGRRKSSAVQSFCESNDVDLQRSYFYADGDEDVALMVRVGHPRPVNPRPQLAAMAAEQGWPVLRLAGSVRRRRSLRRLVGYD from the coding sequence ATGAGCGCCCAATCGGTGGCACCCGACCCGATCGCGGAGATCGCCGCGAGCCCGCCCGGCCCGCAAGTCGGTGCGTTCTTCGATCTGGACGGCACGCTCGTCGACGGGTTCACGGCGACCGCGCACGCTGCCGACCGCATCAGGCGCAGGCAGGCACGCATCGGTGAGGTGCTCGGCGTCATCGAGGCCTCGCTGCGATATCGGTTCGGCCGTATGCAGTTCGAGCGGCTGCTCACCAGGGCCGCCGGCTATCTGCGCGGAGAATCGCTGGCCGAACTCGACGCGCTCGGCGAGCGGCTGTTCGCCGAACGGGTGGCGGCGCGCGTCTTCCCCTACATGCACGAGATCGTGCAGGCGCATCAACAGCGCGGCCACACCGTGGTGCTGAGCAGCTCGGCGCTGACCATCCATGCCGAGCCCGTCGCCCGCTTCCTCGGGATCGACCACGTGCTGTGCAACCGGTTCGAGCTCGACGATGCCGGCCTGCTGACCGGCCGGATCGCCAAGCCGGTGATCTGGGGAAGACGGAAATCTTCTGCGGTGCAATCGTTTTGCGAAAGCAATGACGTCGATCTGCAGCGCAGCTACTTCTACGCCGACGGCGACGAGGACGTCGCGCTGATGGTGCGGGTCGGCCACCCCAGGCCGGTCAACCCGCGCCCACAGCTGGCCGCGATGGCCGCTGAGCAGGGCTGGCCGGTGCTGCGGCTCGCCGGGTCGGTGCGTCGACGCCGGTCGCTGCGCAGGCTTGTCGGCTACGACTGA
- a CDS encoding nitronate monooxygenase, whose translation MHTPICDELNIEFPIFAFTHCRDVVVAVSKAGGFGVLGAVGFTPEQLEIELKWIDENIGDHPYGVDIVIPNKYEGMDAADLSPEVLKKTLNDLVPQEHIDFAKKILAEHGVPIEHSDDDALQLLGWTEATATPQVEVALQHPKCTLIANALGTPPADMIKHIHETGRKVAALCGSPSQARKHADAGVDIIIAQGGEAGGHCGEIGSIVLWPQVVKEVAPRPVLAAGGIGSGQQIAAALAMGAQGAWTGSQWVMVEESEHTPVQHAAYAKATSKDTVRSRSFTGKPARMLRNEWTEAWEHPDNPKPLGMPLQYMVSGMAVAATHKYPNESVDVAFNPIGQVVGQFTKVEKSAAVIERWVQEYLEATNRLNELNEAASV comes from the coding sequence ATGCACACCCCCATCTGCGACGAACTCAACATCGAGTTCCCGATCTTCGCCTTCACCCACTGCCGCGATGTCGTCGTCGCCGTGAGCAAGGCCGGCGGGTTCGGCGTGCTCGGCGCCGTCGGCTTCACCCCGGAGCAGCTCGAGATCGAGTTGAAGTGGATCGACGAGAACATCGGCGATCATCCCTACGGTGTGGACATCGTCATCCCGAACAAGTACGAGGGCATGGATGCCGCCGACCTGTCCCCCGAAGTACTCAAGAAGACGCTGAACGACCTCGTTCCCCAGGAACACATCGACTTCGCCAAGAAGATCCTCGCCGAGCACGGCGTGCCGATCGAACACAGCGACGACGACGCGCTGCAACTGCTCGGCTGGACCGAGGCGACGGCCACCCCCCAGGTCGAGGTGGCATTGCAGCACCCGAAGTGCACGTTGATCGCCAACGCGCTCGGCACGCCGCCCGCCGACATGATCAAGCACATCCATGAGACCGGCCGCAAGGTCGCCGCGCTGTGCGGCTCACCGTCGCAGGCCCGCAAGCACGCCGACGCCGGGGTGGACATCATCATCGCCCAAGGCGGTGAGGCCGGCGGCCACTGCGGCGAGATCGGCTCGATCGTGCTCTGGCCGCAGGTGGTCAAGGAGGTCGCCCCGCGTCCGGTGCTTGCCGCAGGTGGGATCGGCAGCGGTCAGCAGATCGCCGCCGCACTGGCCATGGGCGCCCAGGGCGCCTGGACCGGTTCGCAGTGGGTCATGGTCGAAGAGTCCGAACACACCCCCGTGCAGCACGCCGCCTACGCCAAGGCCACCAGCAAGGACACCGTGCGCAGCCGGTCGTTTACCGGCAAGCCGGCGCGGATGCTGCGCAACGAATGGACCGAGGCGTGGGAGCACCCGGACAACCCGAAGCCGCTGGGGATGCCCTTGCAGTACATGGTGTCGGGCATGGCGGTCGCCGCCACCCACAAGTACCCCAACGAAAGCGTCGACGTGGCGTTCAATCCGATCGGTCAGGTTGTCGGTCAATTCACCAAGGTGGAGAAGTCCGCGGCGGTGATCGAGCGCTGGGTGCAGGAGTACCTCGAGGCCACCAACCGGCTCAACGAACTCAACGAGGCCGCTTCGGTGTAA
- a CDS encoding DUF6766 family protein: MKHFRRWGAVYVLLLLFIGSWLGQFFTQLAEFTATQQQHGQPFQWGEYLHTFFAATFENWQSEWLQLIFQAILLLGAKHWLFKVDAEDLERIEAKIDEVKDRLSLSTPPPV; this comes from the coding sequence ATGAAGCACTTTCGGCGATGGGGCGCGGTGTACGTGCTGTTGCTGCTGTTCATCGGATCGTGGCTGGGCCAGTTCTTCACCCAACTCGCGGAGTTCACCGCCACCCAGCAGCAGCACGGTCAGCCGTTCCAGTGGGGCGAGTACCTGCACACGTTCTTCGCGGCCACGTTCGAGAACTGGCAGAGCGAGTGGCTACAGCTGATCTTCCAGGCGATCCTGCTGCTGGGCGCCAAGCACTGGCTGTTCAAGGTCGATGCTGAAGACCTCGAACGCATCGAGGCCAAGATCGACGAGGTCAAGGACCGGTTGAGCCTGTCGACACCCCCGCCGGTCTGA
- a CDS encoding TetR/AcrR family transcriptional regulator, translating to MVSPRERMVVSAALLIRERGAHPTAIADVLEHSGAPRGSAYHYFPGGRTQLLCEAIDYANERVAARIAKGRSGVEILDQLVTDFRKVLLDSDFRAGCPVVAVSVESGDPAKQEQAAPVLERAGAAFGRWTDLIAAQLAADGIPPERADELAMLITTALEGAIVVARASRDVKPLDVVHGQLRKLLDASAPERKTK from the coding sequence ATGGTCAGCCCTCGCGAGCGGATGGTCGTCTCCGCGGCGCTGTTGATCCGGGAACGGGGTGCGCACCCGACCGCCATCGCCGACGTGCTCGAGCACAGCGGCGCCCCTCGAGGTTCGGCGTACCACTACTTTCCCGGTGGCCGCACCCAACTGCTCTGTGAGGCAATTGATTACGCCAACGAGCGCGTAGCTGCCCGAATTGCGAAGGGCCGAAGCGGAGTCGAGATCCTCGACCAACTCGTCACCGATTTCCGCAAGGTACTCCTCGATTCCGACTTCCGGGCAGGCTGTCCCGTAGTCGCCGTCAGCGTCGAATCCGGCGACCCCGCCAAGCAAGAACAGGCCGCGCCGGTGCTCGAACGCGCAGGCGCGGCTTTCGGTCGGTGGACCGACCTCATCGCGGCTCAGCTCGCCGCCGACGGAATACCCCCCGAACGCGCCGACGAACTCGCGATGCTGATCACCACCGCGCTCGAGGGGGCGATCGTGGTGGCACGCGCCTCCCGCGACGTCAAACCACTTGATGTCGTGCACGGCCAACTGCGGAAGCTGCTAGATGCTTCGGCGCCGGAAAGGAAGACCAAATGA
- a CDS encoding molybdopterin-dependent oxidoreductase — protein MTTGETRPREQWRPTACILCECNCGIVVQLDDRRLTKIRGDKAHPASQGYTCNKALRLDHYQNNHGRLTSPLRRRRDGSYEEIDWDTAISEIAAGFKDIAQRFGGDKIFYYGGGGQGNHLGGAYSGAFLKALGARYRSNALAQEKTGEAWVDAHLYGGHTRGEFEHAEVSVFVGKNPWMSQSFPRARVVLNDIAKNPLRSMIVIDPVLTDTAKMADFHLRVRPGTDAWCLAALAGVLVQENLCDEAFLAAHVTGVEPVRDALCEVPVADYAQRCGVDEELIRLAARRIGTADSVAVFEDLGVQQAPNSTLCSYLDKLLWILTGNFAKRGGQHLHSSFGPLLRHAPEIGRTPVTKAPIIGGLVPGNVVPEEILSDHPDRFRAMIVESSNPAHSLANSAACREAFRSLELLVVIDVAMTETARLADYVLPAASQFEKAEATFFNLEFPHNAFHLRHPLMDPLPGTLPEAEIWARLVRELGVVDEAELAPLRAAATHGRAEFAEAFMHAVGSSPVLAKVLPYVLYETLGPTLPEGLSSAAALWGLAQKAALTYPDAVRRAGFADGNALFDAILTSPSGLTFTVHEYEDDFALISHPDHKIALHMPQLLDEIRALKAPVSPLTSAEFPFVLSAGERRAYTANDILRDPSWRKRDRDGALRVSVEDAEALGLSNGGRARITTAAGTAEAVVEVSEAMLPGHASLPNGYGLDFENVDGATQVAGVAPNTLTSTRWRDAYSATPWHKHVPARIEPVVAR, from the coding sequence ATGACGACCGGTGAGACCCGCCCCCGCGAGCAATGGCGGCCGACGGCCTGCATCCTCTGCGAATGCAACTGCGGCATCGTGGTACAACTCGACGACCGTAGGCTGACCAAGATCCGTGGCGACAAAGCGCACCCGGCCTCGCAGGGTTACACATGCAACAAGGCGCTGCGCCTGGACCACTACCAGAACAACCATGGTCGGCTGACCTCACCGCTGCGGCGCAGACGCGATGGAAGCTATGAGGAGATCGACTGGGACACCGCGATTTCCGAGATCGCCGCCGGGTTCAAGGACATCGCGCAACGGTTTGGTGGCGACAAGATCTTCTACTACGGCGGTGGTGGCCAGGGCAATCACCTCGGCGGCGCCTACAGCGGGGCGTTCCTCAAGGCGCTGGGCGCGCGGTACCGATCCAATGCCCTCGCTCAGGAGAAGACCGGCGAGGCCTGGGTAGACGCGCACCTCTACGGTGGCCACACCCGCGGCGAATTCGAGCATGCCGAGGTGTCGGTGTTCGTCGGCAAGAACCCGTGGATGTCGCAGAGTTTCCCGCGGGCGCGCGTGGTGCTCAACGACATCGCGAAGAACCCGCTGCGCTCGATGATCGTCATCGATCCGGTCCTCACCGACACCGCGAAGATGGCCGACTTCCACCTACGGGTGCGGCCGGGAACCGACGCGTGGTGCCTGGCCGCCCTCGCGGGCGTGTTGGTTCAGGAAAACCTGTGCGACGAAGCGTTTTTGGCCGCACACGTCACCGGCGTCGAACCGGTGCGCGACGCACTGTGTGAGGTTCCGGTCGCCGACTACGCCCAGCGGTGCGGCGTCGACGAGGAACTGATCCGGCTGGCGGCGCGACGAATCGGCACCGCCGACAGCGTTGCGGTGTTCGAAGATCTCGGCGTCCAGCAGGCGCCCAACAGCACGTTGTGCTCCTACTTGGACAAGCTGCTGTGGATACTGACCGGAAACTTCGCCAAACGTGGTGGGCAGCATCTACATTCGTCGTTCGGTCCGTTGCTGCGTCACGCGCCGGAAATCGGCCGAACCCCGGTGACCAAAGCGCCGATCATCGGTGGCCTGGTGCCGGGCAATGTGGTGCCCGAGGAGATCCTGAGCGACCACCCCGACCGGTTCCGGGCGATGATTGTCGAAAGCAGCAACCCGGCCCATTCGCTGGCCAACTCCGCGGCATGTCGCGAGGCCTTCAGGTCGCTGGAACTGCTGGTGGTCATCGACGTCGCGATGACCGAAACCGCCCGGTTGGCCGATTACGTGTTGCCCGCGGCCAGCCAGTTCGAGAAGGCCGAGGCGACGTTCTTCAACCTGGAGTTCCCGCACAACGCTTTTCACCTGCGGCACCCGCTGATGGACCCGCTGCCGGGCACCTTGCCCGAGGCGGAGATCTGGGCGCGGTTGGTGCGCGAACTCGGCGTGGTGGACGAGGCGGAGCTGGCGCCGCTGCGCGCCGCGGCGACGCATGGTCGCGCCGAGTTCGCCGAGGCGTTCATGCACGCGGTCGGTTCCTCGCCGGTGCTGGCCAAGGTGTTGCCGTACGTGCTGTATGAGACACTGGGCCCGACTCTGCCAGAAGGACTTTCAAGTGCGGCAGCATTGTGGGGGCTTGCGCAGAAGGCGGCGCTGACCTATCCCGATGCGGTGCGGCGCGCGGGGTTCGCCGACGGTAATGCGTTGTTCGACGCGATCCTGACGAGCCCGTCGGGACTGACGTTCACGGTGCACGAGTACGAAGACGACTTTGCGCTGATCTCCCACCCGGACCACAAGATCGCCCTGCACATGCCGCAGCTGCTCGACGAGATCCGTGCTCTCAAAGCTCCGGTGTCCCCGTTGACCAGTGCGGAGTTTCCGTTCGTGCTGTCGGCAGGCGAGCGTCGCGCCTACACCGCCAACGACATCCTGCGTGATCCTTCCTGGCGTAAGCGCGATCGCGACGGCGCGCTGAGGGTCAGCGTCGAGGATGCCGAGGCGCTGGGTCTGAGCAACGGTGGGCGCGCACGTATCACCACCGCCGCGGGTACGGCCGAGGCGGTGGTGGAAGTCAGCGAGGCCATGCTGCCCGGGCACGCGTCGCTGCCCAACGGATACGGCCTCGACTTCGAAAACGTGGACGGCGCTACCCAGGTCGCCGGTGTCGCGCCCAATACGCTGACCTCCACCCGGTGGCGGGATGCGTACTCCGCGACACCGTGGCACAAGCATGTGCCCGCACGCATCGAACCGGTTGTGGCGCGATGA
- a CDS encoding cytochrome P450, translating to MPTPNLPPGFDFTDPDIYAERLPVEELAELRRVAPIWWNEQPMGTGGFDDGGFWVVTKHKDVKEVSLRSDVFSSLAKTALPRYRDGTVGEQIERGKYVLLNMDAPHHTHLRKIISRAFTPRAIERLRDELGQRAQAIAKAAGEQGFGDFVEQVSCELPLQAIAGLMGVPQEERMKLFHWSNQMVGDQDPEFADNDAITASAELIMYGMKLAAERADKPGEDLVTKLVQADVEGHKLSDDELGFFVILLAVAGNETTRNSITQGMMAFTDHPDQWELFKKARPATAADEIVRWATPVTSFQRTALEDIELSGVQVKKGQRVVMFYRSANFDEDVFDDPFTFNILRDPNPHVGFGGTGAHYCIGANLARMTIDLMFNAIADHIPDLAPLTKPERLRSGWLNGIKHWQVDYSGAGR from the coding sequence ATGCCGACTCCGAATCTTCCGCCCGGGTTCGACTTCACCGATCCCGATATCTACGCAGAACGGTTGCCGGTCGAGGAACTCGCCGAACTGCGCAGGGTCGCACCGATCTGGTGGAACGAGCAGCCGATGGGCACCGGAGGTTTCGACGACGGCGGCTTCTGGGTGGTCACCAAGCACAAGGACGTCAAGGAGGTGTCGCTGCGCAGCGACGTCTTCTCCAGCCTGGCCAAGACCGCGCTACCGCGGTACCGGGACGGTACGGTGGGCGAGCAGATCGAGCGCGGCAAATACGTCCTGCTCAATATGGACGCACCGCACCACACCCACCTGCGCAAGATCATCTCGCGCGCCTTCACGCCGCGCGCCATCGAGCGACTCCGCGACGAACTCGGCCAGCGCGCACAGGCGATCGCCAAGGCCGCCGGCGAGCAGGGATTCGGGGACTTCGTCGAGCAGGTGTCCTGTGAGCTGCCGCTGCAGGCCATCGCCGGGCTGATGGGGGTGCCGCAGGAGGAACGGATGAAGCTGTTCCACTGGTCCAACCAGATGGTCGGCGACCAGGACCCGGAGTTCGCCGACAACGACGCGATCACCGCCTCGGCCGAGCTCATCATGTACGGCATGAAGCTGGCCGCGGAGCGCGCCGACAAACCCGGTGAAGACCTCGTCACCAAGCTCGTCCAGGCCGACGTCGAAGGACACAAGCTCTCCGACGACGAGCTCGGGTTCTTCGTGATCCTGCTGGCCGTAGCGGGCAATGAGACGACCCGCAACTCCATCACCCAGGGCATGATGGCCTTCACCGACCACCCCGACCAGTGGGAGCTGTTCAAGAAGGCACGCCCGGCGACCGCCGCCGACGAGATCGTCCGGTGGGCCACCCCGGTCACCTCGTTTCAGCGCACCGCGCTGGAGGACATCGAGCTGTCCGGCGTGCAGGTCAAGAAGGGGCAACGGGTCGTCATGTTCTACCGGTCGGCCAACTTCGACGAGGACGTCTTCGACGATCCGTTCACGTTCAACATCCTGCGAGATCCCAACCCGCACGTGGGTTTTGGTGGCACCGGCGCGCACTACTGCATCGGCGCCAACCTGGCGCGCATGACCATCGACCTGATGTTCAACGCCATCGCCGACCACATCCCGGACCTGGCCCCGCTCACCAAGCCCGAGCGGCTCCGGTCGGGCTGGCTCAACGGGATCAAGCACTGGCAGGTCGACTACTCCGGCGCGGGCCGGTAG
- a CDS encoding helix-turn-helix domain-containing protein: MTTVDAPAPAFGTLMRHWRQRRRLSQLDLAIEADVSARHVSFIETGRSVPSRAMVLRLARVLDVPLREQNQLLLAAGLAPVYGERSLDDPDMAAVREGVARVLDAYNPFPCVVVDRGWQIVQANSGAGVLLEGVAEHLLAQPNALRIALHPEGLAPRIRNLGQWRHHLIARLRREAAAGGSADLSALLTEIEAYPGGFDETLDLGGVAVPLELYTADGRLLTFLSMLTTFGTALDVTAAELSIEAFLPADEDTAAALR, from the coding sequence GTGACCACAGTTGACGCACCGGCACCGGCGTTCGGCACCCTCATGCGGCACTGGCGGCAACGCCGCCGGCTCTCGCAACTCGACCTCGCGATCGAGGCCGACGTCTCGGCCCGCCACGTCAGCTTCATCGAGACGGGACGCTCGGTGCCGAGTCGGGCGATGGTGTTGCGACTGGCCCGGGTGCTCGACGTGCCCCTGCGCGAACAGAACCAACTGCTGCTGGCCGCCGGTCTGGCGCCGGTGTACGGCGAACGCTCGCTCGACGATCCGGACATGGCCGCCGTCCGCGAGGGCGTGGCGCGGGTTCTGGACGCCTACAACCCTTTTCCGTGCGTGGTGGTGGACCGGGGTTGGCAGATCGTGCAGGCCAATTCCGGCGCAGGTGTGCTGTTGGAGGGGGTCGCCGAGCACCTGCTCGCGCAGCCGAACGCGCTTCGTATCGCTTTGCACCCGGAAGGCTTGGCGCCGCGCATCCGAAACCTCGGCCAGTGGCGGCACCATCTGATCGCGCGGTTACGACGCGAGGCGGCCGCCGGCGGTTCGGCCGACCTGTCGGCGCTGCTGACCGAGATCGAAGCCTACCCAGGAGGTTTCGATGAAACCCTTGACCTCGGCGGTGTCGCGGTGCCGCTCGAGCTCTACACCGCCGACGGCCGCCTGCTGACGTTCCTCAGCATGCTCACCACGTTCGGCACCGCGCTCGACGTCACCGCCGCAGAACTTTCCATCGAGGCGTTCCTGCCCGCCGATGAGGACACCGCCGCGGCTCTGCGGTGA
- a CDS encoding lipoprotein LpqH — translation MDNRLVAMAAVALIAGTAGCAAQPAALGSTTAKVTINGESTGGPHPVVCSQTGWAWTIETPDQDKGFTAGIDTGDEVSVQSVEFRDLGGFTGSFWNGNIGEADITTEGGTFIINGSADGAFTDNPSEAVTATFHIEANC, via the coding sequence ATGGACAACCGACTAGTTGCGATGGCCGCAGTGGCGCTCATCGCCGGGACGGCCGGCTGTGCGGCACAGCCGGCGGCGCTCGGCAGCACCACCGCGAAGGTAACGATCAACGGCGAGAGCACCGGCGGCCCGCATCCCGTCGTCTGCTCACAGACGGGCTGGGCGTGGACCATCGAAACCCCGGACCAAGACAAAGGGTTCACGGCCGGCATCGACACCGGTGATGAGGTCAGCGTCCAGTCGGTTGAGTTCCGCGACCTCGGCGGTTTCACCGGCTCGTTCTGGAACGGAAACATCGGCGAAGCCGACATCACCACCGAGGGCGGGACGTTCATCATCAACGGATCGGCCGACGGCGCGTTCACCGACAACCCAAGCGAAGCCGTCACCGCAACCTTCCACATCGAAGCCAACTGCTGA
- a CDS encoding nuclear transport factor 2 family protein yields MVHPFRSAIEAGDLDGAVALLHEDVVFNSPVVFTPYEGREAMRRILAAVMEVFEDFRYVREIGGDDARDHALVFEARVGDRRLEGCDFIQRDDDGVITEFTVMVRPMSAMLALAEAMRAQLGEA; encoded by the coding sequence GTGGTGCATCCGTTTCGCAGCGCGATCGAAGCCGGTGATCTGGACGGCGCGGTTGCCCTTCTGCACGAGGACGTCGTGTTCAACAGCCCGGTCGTCTTCACGCCCTATGAGGGGCGGGAGGCGATGCGGCGCATCCTGGCGGCTGTCATGGAGGTCTTCGAAGACTTTCGCTACGTCCGTGAGATCGGCGGCGACGACGCCCGCGATCACGCGCTGGTGTTCGAGGCACGGGTCGGCGACAGGCGCCTGGAAGGCTGCGACTTCATCCAGCGCGACGACGATGGCGTGATCACGGAGTTCACCGTGATGGTGCGGCCGATGTCGGCCATGCTGGCGCTGGCTGAGGCGATGAGGGCGCAACTGGGCGAGGCCTAG
- a CDS encoding FadR/GntR family transcriptional regulator, whose translation MALQPVNRRSVPEDVFDQIVTEVLSGEMQPGQPLPSERRLAEVLGVSRPAVREALKRLTAAGLVEVRQGDATTVRDFRRHAGLDLLPRLLIRDGELDLSVVRSILETRLHNGPKVAELAAGRRGPELAAVLDDTLRALADERDPVEQQRHALSFWDHVVDGADSIAFRLMYNTLRATYEPALPALAAVMADEVGRPQAYRELANAICAGEPERARRAAHDLLEPATTALLAALENLEESR comes from the coding sequence ATGGCCTTGCAACCGGTGAACCGTCGTTCGGTGCCCGAGGACGTCTTCGACCAGATCGTCACCGAAGTGCTCAGCGGCGAGATGCAGCCCGGTCAGCCGCTGCCCAGCGAGCGCAGGCTGGCTGAAGTGCTGGGGGTGTCACGACCCGCGGTCCGCGAGGCGCTCAAACGGCTCACCGCCGCCGGGCTGGTCGAGGTGCGACAGGGCGACGCCACCACCGTGCGCGATTTCCGCAGGCACGCCGGACTGGATCTGCTGCCCCGGTTGCTCATTCGAGACGGCGAGCTGGATCTGTCCGTGGTGCGCAGCATCCTGGAGACGCGCCTGCACAACGGGCCGAAGGTCGCCGAGCTTGCGGCCGGGCGGCGCGGCCCCGAGTTGGCCGCAGTCCTCGACGACACCCTGCGGGCCCTGGCCGACGAACGGGATCCGGTCGAGCAGCAACGCCATGCGCTGAGCTTCTGGGATCACGTCGTCGACGGCGCCGATTCGATTGCCTTCCGGCTGATGTACAACACGCTGCGCGCCACCTACGAACCCGCGCTGCCCGCGCTTGCCGCGGTGATGGCCGACGAGGTCGGCAGGCCGCAGGCCTATCGGGAATTGGCGAACGCGATCTGCGCCGGTGAGCCCGAACGTGCCAGGCGGGCCGCGCACGACCTTCTCGAACCCGCCACGACGGCACTGCTTGCCGCACTCGAGAACTTGGAGGAATCCCGATGA
- a CDS encoding sterol desaturase family protein: MSTPTRARKAFTLADARREFWTYPSPWMIGATLAAAVVARIAVGDWQPTDAVVPAAMVALFPFFEWLVHVFILHWRPKTLGPLTVDPLLAREHRAHHRDPRAVALIFIPWKALLWVLPLAVAVALLAFPRLGMGLTFLVSIATFGLAYEWTHYLIHTDYKPKTRVYRAIWRNHRQHHFKNEHYWFTVTSSGTADRVLGTYPDPAKVENSPTAKNLHAEAVPGATG; encoded by the coding sequence ATGAGCACCCCGACGCGCGCCCGCAAAGCGTTCACCCTGGCCGATGCGCGACGCGAGTTCTGGACATACCCGTCGCCCTGGATGATCGGCGCGACGCTGGCCGCTGCGGTCGTCGCGCGGATCGCCGTCGGCGACTGGCAGCCCACCGACGCCGTCGTACCGGCTGCGATGGTGGCGCTCTTCCCGTTCTTCGAGTGGCTGGTGCACGTCTTCATCCTGCACTGGCGGCCGAAAACACTCGGCCCGCTCACTGTCGATCCGCTGCTCGCTCGGGAGCACCGGGCCCACCATCGAGATCCGCGCGCGGTCGCATTGATCTTCATTCCGTGGAAGGCGTTGCTGTGGGTGCTTCCGCTCGCGGTCGCCGTGGCGCTGTTGGCTTTTCCGCGGCTGGGAATGGGCCTGACGTTCTTGGTGAGCATCGCGACGTTCGGCTTGGCGTACGAGTGGACCCACTACTTGATCCACACTGACTACAAGCCCAAAACCCGCGTGTACCGCGCTATTTGGCGCAACCACCGACAGCATCACTTCAAGAACGAGCACTACTGGTTCACCGTGACCAGCTCCGGCACCGCCGACCGGGTCCTCGGGACGTATCCCGACCCGGCGAAGGTCGAGAACTCGCCGACGGCGAAAAACCTTCACGCCGAGGCAGTTCCCGGCGCAACGGGCTGA